In a single window of the Ooceraea biroi isolate clonal line C1 chromosome 8, Obir_v5.4, whole genome shotgun sequence genome:
- the LOC105274839 gene encoding dihydrolipoyl dehydrogenase, mitochondrial has product MMQASIWNLVTTSVRPTCIKRVLPGMTAAQQRRYASTMDADLVVIGAGPGGYVAAIKAAQLGMKTVCVEKDPTLGGTCLNVGCIPSKSLLNNSHYYHMAHSGDLSNRGVIVSNVKLDLEKLMEQKRNVVKALTGGIAGLFKKNKIEWVKGHGKITGKNQVTALKPDGSVESTINTKNIVIATGSVVSPFPGIEIDEKQVVSSTGALSLSEVPKRLIVIGAGVIGLELGSVWQRLGSDVTAIEYMQTIGGMGIDREVSQTLQKVLAKQGLKFKLGTKVMSASKRGSEVVVSVEDAKDPSKKEELACEVLLVCVGRKPYTDNLGLEDMGIERDEKGRIPVNNRFQTVVPSIYAIGDCIHGPMLAHKAEDEGIITVEGITGGAVHIDYNCVPSVIYTHPEVGWVGKTEEDLKKEGIDYKVGKFPFMANSRAKTNMETDGFAKVLADSNTDKILGVHMIGPVAGELINEAVLAMEYGASAEDVARVCHAHPTCAEALREAHLAAYFGKPINF; this is encoded by the exons ATGATGCAAGCCAGCATTTGGAATTTGGTGACCACTTCTGTCAGG CCAACATGCATAAAGCGTGTTCTCCCAGGCATGACAGCTGCTCAGCAGCGAAGGTATGCCAGCACAATGGATGCAGATTTAGTGGTGATCGGAGCTGGCCCTGGTGGCTATGTAGCAGCGATTAAAGCTGCACAGCTGGGCATGAAGACCGTATGTGTAGAGAAGGACCCAACTCTGGGAGGCACGTGCCTCAATGTTGGATGCATTCCGTCAAAATCACTTTTAAACAATTCACATTACTATCATATGGCACATAGTGGAGATCTGTCAAATCGAGGAGTTATAG TATCAAACGTTAAACTTGACCTCGAGAAACTCATGGAGCAGAAGAGAAACGTGGTCAAGGCGTTGACTGGCGGAATAGCGGGCCTGTTCAAGAAGAACAAGATCGAATGGGTCAAGGGTCATGGAAAAATTACTGGCAAGAACCAAGTCACCGCTTTAAAGCCTGACGGATCGGTAGAATCGACCATTAACACCAAAAATATCGTAATAGCGACTGGTAGTGTAGTTTCACCTTTCCCTGGCATTGAAATCGACGAGAAACAAGTTGTCTCGTCAACGGGTGCGCTATCGCTGAGCGAAGTTCCCAAGAGGCTCATTGTCATCGGTGCTGGCGTTATTGGATTGGAGTTGGGCTCGGTTTGGCAGAG GCTGGGCTCTGATGTAACGGCCATAGAGTACATGCAGACGATCGGTGGTATGGGCATAGATAGGGAAGTCAGTCAGACCTTGCAAAAGGTCCTCGCGAAGCAGGGTCTGAAATTCAAGCTGGGAACGAAAGTCATGAGCGCGAGCAAACGTGGCAGCGAGGTTGTAGTCTCCGTCGAGGATGCGAAGGATCCCAGCAAGAAGGAGGAGTTGGCGTGTGAGGTATTGTTGGTATGCGTCGGCAGGAAACCGTACACGGACAACTTGGGCCTCGAAGACATGGGCATCGAAAGAGACGAGAAGGGGAGGATACCTGTGAACAATCGGTTCCAGACGGTAGTACCTAG TATTTATGCTATCGGAGACTGTATTCACGGACCGATGTTGGCTCACAAAGCAGAGGACGAGGGCATAATCACAGTGGAGGGTATTACCGGAG GTGCTGTTCACATCGACTATAACTGCGTGCCGAGCGTGATATACACGCACCCCGAGGTGGGTTGGGTCGGCAAAACGGAGGAAGATTTGAAGAAGGAGGGTATTGACTACAAAGTCGGCAAATTCCCATTCATGGCAAACTCTCGAGCCAAGACCAACATGGAGACCGACGGTTTCGCCAAGGTGCTTGCCGACAGCAACACAGATAAAATTCTAGGCGTTCATATGATTGGCCCGGTTGCGGGCGAGCTCATTAATGAGGCAGTTCTCGCGATGGAGTACGGTGCCAGTGCCGAAGATGTTGCACGCGTATGTCATGCACATCCG ACATGCGCCGAAGCACTCAGGGAAGCTCATTTGGCAGCCTACTTCGGCAAACCTATCAATTTCTAA
- the LOC105274838 gene encoding histone deacetylase 3 — protein MSYNKKVAYFYNPEVGNFHYGPGHPMKPHRLSVIHSLVFNYGLHRKMQMYRPYRASTHDMCRFHSEDYVEFLQRVTPQNLQGYTKYLSHFNVGDDCPVFDGLFDFCSMYTGASLDGATKLNNNCCDIAVNWSGGLHHAKKFEASGFCYINDIVIAILELLKYRARVLYIDIDVHHGDGVQEAFYLTDRVMTVSFHKYGNYFFPGTGDMYEIGAESGRYYSVNVPLKEGIDDGSYIQVFKPVISHVMEFFQPTAIVLQCGADSLANDRLGCFNLSTKGHGECVKFVRDLNVPLLAVGGGGYTLRNVARCWTYETSLLVDEQISNELPYTDYLEYFAPDFTLHPEVVTRQDNANSKQYLEAITKHVYDNLKMIQHSPSVQMQDVPCDALPPEEERQPEPDPDSRQNPQDTDKIVEPANEYYAGDKDQDKMDVTDS, from the coding sequence ATGAGTTACAACAAGAAAGTGGCGTACTTCTACAACCCGGAGGTGGGTAATTTCCATTATGGACCAGGCCATCCCATGAAGCCTCATCGACTATCCGTGATCCACAGTCTGGTGTTCAATTATGGTCTCCATAGGAAGATGCAGATGTACAGACCCTACCGTGCGAGCACTCATGACATGTGTCGCTTTCACTCGGAAGATTACGTGGAGTTCTTACAGCGTGTGACTCCACAGAATCTGCAGGGGTACACCAAATACCTGAGCCACTTCAATGTAGGCGACGATTGTCCAGTATTTGATGGCCTGTTTGATTTCTGCTCCATGTACACCGGTGCATCTCTGGACGGTGCTACCAAGCTGAACAATAACTGCTGTGACATCGCCGTTAATTGGAGCGGTGGTCTGCATCACGCTAAAAAATTTGAAGCATCTGGTTTTTGCTACATCAATGACATTGTGATCGCTATATTAGAATTGCTTAAGTACCGTGCCCGAGTCTTGTACATCGATATCGACGTGCATCATGGAGACGGCGTACAAGAGGCTTTCTACCTCACCGATCGCGTGATGACTGTGTCGTTTCACAAATACGGCAATTACTTCTTCCCTGGCACTGGCGACATGTATGAGATCGGTGCTGAAAGTGGTAGATACTACTCTGTAAATGTGCCGCTCAAGGAGGGCATAGACGATGGATCTTACATCCAGGTTTTCAAGCCAGTGATATCTCACGTGATGGAGTTCTTCCAACCGACGGCAATAGTACTTCAGTGCGGCGCTGACTCCCTTGCGAACGATCGCCTCGGGTGCTTCAATCTCAGTACGAAAGGCCACGGCGAGTGCGTGAAATTCGTGAGAGACTTGAACGTGCCATTACTGGCTGTTGGCGGTGGCGGTTACACTCTACGGAACGTTGCTAGATGCTGGACGTATGAAACATCGTTGCTCGTGGATGAGCAGATCAGTAACGAATTACCGTACACGGACTACTTAGAGTACTTCGCGCCAGACTTTACACTGCATCCTGAGGTGGTAACCAGACAGGACAACGCCAACAGCAAGCAGTACCTTGAAGCGATTACGAAGCATGTGTACGACAACCTCAAGATGATTCAGCACTCACCTAGCGTGCAAATGCAGGATGTACCATGCGATGCATTACCGcccgaggaagagagacagccAGAACCGGATCCGGACTCGCGGCAGAATCCACAGGACACAGATAAAATTGTCGAGCCGGCGAACGAGTATTACGCCGGTGACAAGGATCAGGACAAGATGGACGTGACCGACTCGTGA